In a single window of the Hoyosella subflava DQS3-9A1 genome:
- a CDS encoding DUF2515 family protein → MTGVCRRIGAAALGVLLCSIPLIFAIPTATAAPYSQYLDLAEDNSLGERGGGFSSQLPLDQQTLRSALDDARAAGVAPSRYGTLLRQYWLTVAADNAGIDLAEWEPHRGLTANLDTVDKVYINYLRLYNENPEFYWTGMAGLAGISFAAGFWDLDDIGQLLSVPGIHELGSAVADALADLPWQIAEDMPRDVHLLATEGSTITQADIDWYLHRLLIKQRNIFMDMAPLHEAYVAGGMAEINELAQSGAYDPYIIQAWQLLSSGTRQGLAEALLRMASREQNQIIADQWDETAAGRGNKGRILTYVTTVGGNPDVPGASPLGTFRPLSVHATIEGQRVAVHTPLPAFNWADREPRWEYIEQDLVPAFRTLVQDRPGDAARALGVSFKDQANSNRILMRLPDFIVQMTSGWAVVPA, encoded by the coding sequence GTGACAGGTGTATGCAGGCGTATCGGAGCCGCCGCCCTTGGCGTGCTGCTGTGCAGCATTCCACTCATATTCGCGATCCCTACCGCCACAGCGGCACCGTATTCGCAGTACCTCGACCTCGCCGAAGACAACAGCCTCGGGGAGCGCGGCGGTGGGTTCTCCTCCCAGCTGCCACTCGACCAGCAGACCTTGCGAAGCGCGCTCGACGACGCGCGCGCGGCCGGTGTCGCACCAAGCCGCTACGGCACACTGCTGCGCCAGTATTGGCTAACCGTAGCCGCCGACAACGCCGGGATCGACCTCGCCGAATGGGAGCCACACCGCGGGCTGACCGCAAACCTCGACACAGTCGACAAGGTCTACATCAATTATCTGCGGCTCTACAACGAGAACCCCGAGTTCTACTGGACCGGGATGGCTGGCCTCGCGGGGATCTCTTTCGCTGCGGGCTTCTGGGACCTCGACGACATCGGCCAGCTGCTCAGCGTTCCCGGCATTCATGAGCTTGGTAGCGCAGTAGCGGACGCACTCGCGGACCTCCCCTGGCAGATCGCGGAAGACATGCCGCGCGACGTCCACCTTCTCGCCACCGAAGGCAGCACAATCACCCAGGCCGACATCGACTGGTACCTGCACCGGCTGCTCATCAAACAACGCAACATCTTCATGGACATGGCTCCCCTGCACGAGGCCTACGTGGCGGGCGGCATGGCAGAAATCAATGAGCTTGCACAGAGCGGAGCCTACGACCCCTACATCATCCAAGCCTGGCAACTCCTCTCCAGCGGCACCCGTCAAGGGCTCGCCGAGGCGCTGCTCCGAATGGCATCACGCGAACAAAACCAGATCATTGCCGATCAGTGGGACGAAACCGCAGCAGGCCGCGGCAACAAAGGCCGGATACTGACGTACGTGACGACGGTCGGCGGCAATCCCGACGTGCCAGGCGCGTCACCGCTCGGCACGTTCCGGCCGCTCTCCGTCCATGCCACGATCGAGGGTCAACGCGTCGCAGTCCACACTCCGCTCCCCGCGTTCAACTGGGCCGACCGTGAACCGCGATGGGAGTACATCGAACAAGACCTCGTTCCCGCCTTCCGCACACTTGTGCAAGACAGGCCTGGGGACGCTGCACGCGCCCTCGGGGTGTCCTTCAAAGACCAGGCAAACTCCAACCGGATCCTCATGCGGCTTCCAGACTTCATCGTGCAAATGACGAGTGGCTGGGCGGTGGTGCCTGCATAA
- a CDS encoding SRPBCC family protein, with the protein MPRTMTVSESIDISAPPEQIYALISDPTQTGNWSPENTGARVTSAPHSAGMVFHGTNRRGPFRWVTECVVTGADAPTRFRFQVRKWGVGKPFLTVPVATWEYQLAPTPHGTRVTETWIDDRSAWPDSVSAVVDRLLTGGRTFAEFNRRNIAVTLKNLKAAVEADRR; encoded by the coding sequence ATGCCGCGCACCATGACTGTCTCAGAGTCAATCGACATCAGCGCACCCCCGGAGCAGATTTATGCGTTGATCAGCGACCCCACGCAAACAGGCAATTGGAGCCCGGAGAACACAGGCGCGCGGGTGACCAGCGCTCCACATTCGGCCGGAATGGTCTTTCACGGGACGAACAGGCGGGGGCCTTTTCGCTGGGTCACAGAATGCGTCGTCACCGGCGCCGACGCACCTACCCGGTTCCGTTTCCAGGTCCGAAAATGGGGTGTCGGTAAACCTTTCCTGACGGTCCCCGTCGCGACGTGGGAGTACCAGCTTGCGCCTACGCCGCACGGCACGCGCGTCACTGAAACGTGGATTGACGATCGGAGCGCCTGGCCCGATTCAGTCAGTGCTGTGGTCGACCGTTTGCTCACCGGTGGCCGCACGTTCGCGGAGTTCAACCGCCGCAACATCGCTGTGACGCTCAAGAACTTGAAGGCGGCGGTGGAAGCGGATCGCCGCTAG
- a CDS encoding bifunctional metallophosphatase/5'-nucleotidase, whose product MPKARGPGNSFPRRTHGIAAGVAAVVSAAALTLTSAPTALAAPDIHPRNQPSDDVELRLLSFGDLRDALRPPEGDAGSIVQSDNSRVEAGGAGHLAAFLDQLRRQAPRSLLYSAGGNIGFDNDSASRAFRMFSGEPTIDVLNSWDIAASAVGAPELAEGLPELLRKAQGGCHPDHGCQLNEEFAGANFPLLGANLVDDENEPVTLPFSINHVDDIPVGAIGVLMRDAATGAAEAGAAGDEMRIEDELEAIERTAEVLEFFGVKAITLLLYGDAGPRAEEGPNGCGLSEGPAYQLASDASPNVDVIFSAGGPDAFNCTVRDPAGVERPFIRAASNGRAISVADVVINRATGEVLRDRTSAFNQVVTRNVPPDQETEDIIARAEERASEIGGRQLGEISGEALSERTDAGESSAGRILADAAQLAAAGAADSQATLLPPSALPEDLAESITYGDAFSAPRSAMLVTLTLTGAQLQEVLEEQFRDGGDVVLQPSEDLTYVVDPDASPGERVTDLQINGESVQATDTYRITVTDRIAVGGYGFTALSSGTDRVASTTTSKAFTDYISTRSPVAVPEQERIALR is encoded by the coding sequence ATGCCCAAAGCACGTGGCCCTGGCAACTCCTTCCCACGGCGCACACACGGCATCGCGGCAGGCGTAGCTGCTGTCGTTAGCGCCGCGGCCTTAACGTTGACGTCTGCGCCCACAGCGCTGGCAGCACCTGATATCCACCCACGTAATCAGCCGTCAGACGACGTCGAACTCCGGTTGCTCTCGTTCGGCGACCTTCGCGATGCGCTGCGGCCGCCAGAGGGAGATGCCGGCAGCATCGTGCAGTCGGACAATTCACGCGTTGAAGCTGGTGGCGCGGGCCATCTTGCTGCTTTCCTTGATCAACTCCGGCGACAGGCACCCCGGTCGCTGCTGTACTCCGCGGGCGGAAACATCGGGTTCGATAACGACAGCGCGTCCCGCGCCTTTCGGATGTTCTCCGGGGAACCGACCATCGATGTGCTGAACTCCTGGGACATTGCCGCATCCGCCGTCGGCGCACCCGAACTGGCTGAGGGACTGCCGGAACTGCTCCGGAAAGCGCAGGGCGGGTGCCACCCCGACCATGGTTGCCAGTTGAACGAAGAGTTCGCGGGCGCGAACTTCCCGCTCCTCGGCGCGAACCTCGTGGATGACGAGAACGAGCCCGTCACATTGCCCTTCTCCATCAATCACGTCGACGACATTCCAGTCGGAGCGATCGGTGTTCTCATGCGTGATGCGGCCACCGGCGCCGCCGAGGCAGGCGCGGCCGGGGATGAGATGCGGATCGAGGACGAGCTCGAGGCGATCGAGCGAACTGCCGAGGTCTTGGAGTTCTTTGGCGTCAAGGCAATCACTCTCCTTCTGTACGGCGATGCGGGACCGCGCGCTGAGGAAGGCCCGAATGGGTGCGGGCTGAGCGAGGGACCCGCGTATCAGCTCGCCTCGGACGCCAGCCCGAATGTTGACGTCATCTTCTCTGCCGGCGGGCCGGATGCATTCAACTGCACAGTGCGCGACCCTGCGGGTGTCGAACGGCCCTTCATTCGAGCAGCGTCAAACGGGCGGGCCATCTCGGTCGCGGACGTCGTCATCAACCGTGCAACCGGAGAAGTGCTCCGAGACCGGACCAGCGCATTCAACCAGGTCGTAACGCGCAATGTCCCTCCTGACCAAGAGACCGAAGACATCATCGCCCGCGCTGAGGAACGCGCGAGCGAGATCGGCGGGCGCCAGCTCGGCGAGATTAGTGGTGAAGCGCTGAGCGAACGCACCGACGCCGGTGAGTCATCCGCAGGCCGGATCCTCGCTGACGCCGCCCAACTCGCCGCTGCCGGTGCCGCGGACTCCCAAGCCACCTTGCTGCCCCCGTCAGCCTTGCCGGAGGACCTAGCGGAATCGATCACCTACGGTGACGCGTTCAGCGCTCCGCGCTCCGCCATGCTCGTGACGCTCACACTGACTGGCGCGCAATTGCAGGAGGTGCTCGAAGAGCAGTTCCGGGACGGTGGCGACGTCGTTCTCCAGCCTTCTGAAGATCTGACCTACGTGGTCGATCCGGACGCGAGCCCGGGTGAGCGGGTCACCGATCTCCAGATCAACGGGGAGTCCGTTCAGGCGACTGATACGTACCGCATCACCGTGACGGACCGGATCGCGGTTGGCGGATACGGCTTCACCGCACTCTCGTCGGGCACCGACCGGGTCGCGTCGACTACGACGAGTAAAGCGTTCACCGACTACATCAGCACCCGCTCCCCTGTCGCGGTGCCTGAGCAGGAGCGGATCGCGCTGCGCTGA
- the hisC gene encoding histidinol-phosphate transaminase codes for MSDSAPTARTRPDLASIPVYVPGKSWPGAIKLASNETSPGPLPSVVEAIGEAAASVNRYPDNGAIALKAALANHLKVDPSRVSVGCGSVSLCQQLVQATCGPGDEVLFAWRSFEAYPLVTLVAGATPVRVPLDSSAVHDLDAMLAAITDSTRLIFVCNPNNPTGTAVGRAALERFLDAVPDHILVVLDEAYFEYLRPEGFAEGDQPDGVVISRNRSNVVVLRTFSKAYGLAGLRVGYAVGHPEVIATLGKVYIPFSVNSIAQAAAIASLSVEDELLARTSAVVDERERVRQALVDAGYSVPQTQANFVWLDLGSATSEFAARCAEAGVLIRPFTDEGARVTVGDRDEDDVFLRFARSAAAERVFDVV; via the coding sequence GTGAGTGATTCCGCACCGACGGCGCGCACCCGTCCTGATCTCGCCAGCATCCCCGTCTACGTTCCGGGCAAATCGTGGCCCGGTGCCATCAAACTGGCGAGCAATGAAACGTCGCCTGGGCCGCTTCCCAGCGTGGTGGAAGCGATCGGGGAAGCGGCAGCGTCGGTGAATCGCTATCCAGATAACGGTGCGATCGCGCTGAAAGCTGCCCTGGCGAACCATCTGAAGGTCGATCCGTCTCGAGTCTCTGTTGGTTGCGGGTCTGTCAGTCTCTGCCAGCAGCTCGTGCAGGCGACGTGTGGGCCGGGCGACGAAGTACTCTTCGCGTGGCGCTCGTTCGAGGCCTATCCGCTGGTCACTCTTGTCGCGGGCGCCACTCCGGTCCGTGTGCCTCTTGATTCCAGCGCTGTGCATGACCTCGACGCCATGCTCGCCGCGATCACGGACAGCACGCGGTTGATCTTCGTCTGCAATCCCAACAATCCAACGGGGACCGCAGTCGGTCGCGCAGCGCTGGAGCGGTTCCTGGATGCGGTGCCCGATCACATTCTGGTCGTGCTGGACGAAGCGTACTTCGAGTACTTGCGCCCTGAAGGGTTCGCGGAAGGGGACCAGCCCGACGGCGTCGTAATCAGCCGGAACCGCTCGAACGTTGTTGTTTTGCGCACTTTCTCGAAGGCCTACGGGCTTGCTGGGCTGCGCGTGGGGTATGCCGTCGGTCATCCGGAGGTCATCGCCACACTCGGGAAGGTGTACATCCCTTTCAGCGTCAACAGCATCGCGCAAGCAGCGGCGATCGCTTCTCTCTCAGTGGAGGATGAGCTGCTTGCGCGAACATCTGCGGTTGTCGACGAACGGGAGCGTGTGCGGCAGGCGCTCGTCGACGCCGGTTACTCCGTTCCGCAAACACAAGCGAATTTCGTGTGGCTCGATCTGGGTAGCGCTACTAGCGAGTTCGCGGCGCGCTGCGCTGAGGCTGGAGTTCTCATTCGCCCGTTTACCGATGAAGGTGCGCGGGTGACGGTCGGAGATCGCGATGAAGACGACGTATTTTTGCGGTTCGCAAGGAGCGCAGCCGCTGAGCGCGTTTTCGACGTTGTGTGA
- a CDS encoding dienelactone hydrolase family protein, whose protein sequence is MSGIRMVRVRQESAALPGSAKQRVPLTVVEPEGRARGGIVLLHETHSFSRSLFQFMEDLAEEGWAVTAPDLFHRQPQSTDPVFGDALFEDFAAAEGWLHGEGIRPDCVGVLGFDSAGTAAALVSTTQRIGAAVSIAAHGISEPVAAGTPPLVNAVRELRVPWLGIFGEDDPLTPPSEIELLRESAARANVATLIVTYPGLGHRPDEGFGFTSKGADDVDDIPATGDGSPEVAAVAARQHIFEWFDSNLR, encoded by the coding sequence ATGTCGGGGATCCGTATGGTGCGTGTCCGGCAGGAATCAGCGGCCCTGCCGGGTAGCGCGAAACAACGAGTGCCGCTCACAGTTGTGGAACCGGAGGGACGGGCGCGCGGTGGCATTGTGCTCCTGCACGAAACCCATTCCTTCAGCCGCAGCCTCTTTCAGTTCATGGAAGATCTTGCCGAGGAGGGCTGGGCGGTGACGGCGCCCGATCTCTTTCACAGGCAGCCCCAATCAACCGATCCCGTCTTCGGAGACGCACTATTTGAAGACTTCGCTGCGGCGGAGGGGTGGCTCCACGGGGAGGGGATTCGCCCGGATTGTGTCGGCGTGCTGGGATTCGACAGTGCAGGCACGGCGGCGGCGCTCGTCAGCACTACTCAGCGAATCGGAGCGGCCGTCAGCATCGCGGCACACGGCATATCCGAGCCGGTTGCGGCGGGGACCCCGCCACTTGTCAACGCTGTCCGCGAACTGCGGGTGCCGTGGCTGGGAATCTTCGGAGAGGACGACCCGCTGACGCCGCCGTCAGAGATCGAACTACTGCGGGAATCCGCTGCCCGCGCGAACGTGGCGACGCTGATCGTGACGTATCCAGGGCTCGGGCACCGGCCCGACGAAGGCTTCGGGTTCACCTCGAAAGGTGCCGATGACGTTGACGACATACCTGCCACAGGAGACGGTTCACCAGAAGTGGCTGCAGTCGCCGCCCGGCAGCACATCTTCGAATGGTTCGACAGCAACTTGCGATGA